The following coding sequences are from one Arthrobacter sp. PvP023 window:
- a CDS encoding metal ABC transporter ATP-binding protein translates to MSSPAILVENVTVHYGEVLALDAASLTLDTARICGLIGMNGSGKSTLFKVIMGMIKPDAGRVLINGASPAKARKEGGIGYVPQSEDVDWQFPLSVRDVVMMGRYGHQGFTRRPSKADREAVDLALDRVELSEFANRQIGQLSGGQKKRAFVARGIAQGATMMLLDEPFAGVDKRSEATITRLLKELAADGCTILISTHDLHALPQLCDEAVLLMRKVLMHGPPEVVLQPEHLAMAFGLDVLNRDLPAKDLPATDLSQQQGRN, encoded by the coding sequence ATGAGCAGCCCGGCAATCCTGGTTGAAAACGTCACGGTCCATTACGGGGAGGTCCTCGCGCTGGACGCCGCGTCCCTGACCTTGGACACCGCCCGGATCTGCGGCCTGATCGGCATGAACGGCTCCGGCAAGTCCACGCTGTTCAAGGTGATCATGGGAATGATCAAGCCCGACGCCGGCCGCGTCCTCATCAACGGAGCGTCACCGGCCAAGGCCCGCAAGGAAGGGGGAATCGGCTACGTCCCGCAAAGCGAAGACGTGGACTGGCAGTTCCCGCTGTCCGTCCGCGACGTGGTGATGATGGGCCGCTACGGGCACCAGGGCTTCACCCGCCGACCCTCCAAGGCCGACCGCGAAGCCGTCGACCTTGCGCTGGACCGGGTGGAACTGTCCGAGTTCGCGAACCGGCAGATCGGCCAGCTGTCCGGCGGCCAGAAGAAGCGCGCGTTCGTGGCGCGCGGCATTGCCCAGGGTGCCACCATGATGCTCCTGGACGAGCCGTTCGCCGGCGTGGACAAGCGCTCCGAAGCCACCATCACGCGCCTGCTGAAGGAACTCGCCGCGGACGGCTGCACCATCCTTATCTCCACCCACGATCTCCACGCCCTGCCGCAGCTCTGCGACGAGGCGGTGCTGCTGATGCGCAAGGTCCTCATGCACGGCCCGCCCGAGGTGGTGCTGCAGCCGGAGCACCTGGCCATGGCCTTCGGCCTCGACGTCCTCAACCGGGACCTTCCAGCCAAGGACCTTCCAGCCACGGACCTTTCCCAGCAACAGGGCAGGAATTAA
- a CDS encoding metal ABC transporter permease: MDLFDIVLEPLSYDFMVRAIITTALAAVVCAVLSCWLVLIGWSLMGDAVSHAVLPGVVLAYIVGAPFALGALVFALIAVTLIGVVRNTSRVKEDAAIGIVFSSLFALGLVLISVTPSQTDLNHIIFGNLLGVSIPDLIQVLVLGVVAFAILILKRRDLTLYAFDPTHAHAIGLSPKRLGALLLGLLALTSVVALQTVGVVLVVAMLIIPGATAYLLTDRFSRMLVIAPVISAVCSITGIYLSYYLDTASGAMVVLTQGVVFAAVYLFSPRQGLIGTRLAKARRRKAVALAV; the protein is encoded by the coding sequence ATGGACCTCTTCGACATCGTGCTGGAACCCTTGAGCTACGACTTCATGGTGCGTGCCATCATCACCACCGCGCTCGCCGCCGTCGTCTGCGCCGTGCTGAGCTGCTGGCTGGTGCTGATCGGCTGGTCGCTTATGGGCGACGCCGTCTCCCATGCCGTGCTGCCCGGCGTCGTGCTGGCCTATATCGTCGGGGCGCCGTTCGCGCTCGGGGCCCTGGTCTTCGCCCTGATCGCCGTCACCCTGATCGGGGTGGTCCGGAACACCAGCCGGGTCAAGGAGGACGCCGCGATCGGCATCGTCTTCAGCTCGCTGTTCGCCCTGGGCCTGGTGCTCATCTCCGTCACGCCGAGCCAGACCGACCTCAACCACATCATCTTCGGCAACCTGCTGGGCGTCAGCATTCCGGACCTCATCCAGGTGCTGGTGCTGGGCGTGGTGGCGTTCGCCATCCTGATCCTCAAGCGCCGGGACCTTACGCTGTACGCCTTCGACCCCACGCACGCCCACGCCATCGGCCTGTCGCCGAAGCGGCTGGGGGCGCTGCTGCTGGGCCTGCTGGCGCTGACCTCGGTGGTGGCCCTGCAGACCGTGGGAGTCGTGCTGGTGGTGGCCATGCTGATCATCCCCGGAGCCACGGCATACCTGCTGACGGACCGCTTCTCCCGCATGCTGGTGATCGCACCCGTGATCTCGGCGGTGTGCTCGATCACCGGCATCTACCTGAGCTACTACCTGGACACCGCCTCGGGCGCGATGGTGGTGCTCACCCAGGGTGTGGTGTTCGCCGCCGTCTACCTCTTCAGCCCGCGGCAGGGGCTGATCGGCACCCGGCTGGCGAAGGCCCGCCGCAGGAAAGCGGTGGCACTCGCCGTTTGA
- a CDS encoding ABC-F family ATP-binding cassette domain-containing protein, whose translation MTEHLSLTGVTHGYGDRRLFTDVHLAIGAGEHVAVVGENGAGKSTLLRILAGLEAPDEGTAASHGRVGYLAQTTGLPPKFTVGDAVDHALASLRALEAELDRLEAGLADADEEQLERYGNLQTQYQLREGYAAESRVEAALDRLGLGGLDRKRTLGSLSGGEQHRVALACVLADPADVLLLDEPTNHLDSSGTAWLEARLAAHRGTVVVVSHDRALLRTVASSIIEVDAERCAVNRYGNGYEGYLREKAAERERWVQQYRGWLDAMAAERLQADTVAGKMGYARRRDGDKMGFDFKAGTWQQAASSKVRNAQERLRRLEASPVDRPPVPLKLAVDLQGAAGDDPSATAGPGESEGPALEACGVEVRGRLERTDFRVEAGQKILITGPNGAGKSTLLSVLAGTLEPDAGTVARHGRIGYLQQELEPPLRPGQRLLPAFVSGLGGNIDEHAEALLRLGLFRTTEFHVPVGSLSAGQQRRLALARLLLGGYGTMLVDEPTNHLAPVLVEQLEAALSEFGGTLIMVSHDRALGEWFSTCAARGAGSWLRYTMRDGALV comes from the coding sequence TTGACTGAACATCTTTCCCTGACCGGCGTCACCCATGGCTACGGCGACCGCCGGCTTTTTACCGACGTCCACCTCGCCATCGGCGCCGGTGAACATGTGGCCGTCGTCGGCGAGAACGGCGCGGGAAAATCAACCCTGCTCCGCATCCTGGCCGGGCTCGAGGCCCCGGACGAAGGCACCGCCGCCAGCCACGGCCGTGTCGGCTACCTTGCCCAGACCACGGGCCTGCCGCCGAAATTCACCGTGGGCGACGCCGTCGACCACGCGCTGGCCTCACTCCGCGCCCTGGAGGCGGAGCTGGACCGCCTGGAAGCCGGCCTGGCCGATGCTGACGAGGAGCAGCTGGAACGCTACGGCAACCTGCAGACCCAATACCAGCTCCGGGAAGGATATGCCGCGGAGTCGCGGGTGGAGGCGGCACTTGACCGCCTTGGCCTGGGCGGGCTGGACCGGAAGCGGACGCTGGGTTCCCTCTCCGGCGGTGAGCAGCACCGGGTGGCGCTGGCCTGTGTGCTCGCTGATCCCGCGGACGTCCTCCTCCTGGACGAGCCCACCAACCATCTGGACTCCAGCGGAACGGCCTGGCTCGAGGCGCGGCTGGCCGCCCACCGGGGGACCGTCGTCGTGGTTTCCCACGACCGGGCGCTGCTGCGCACGGTGGCGTCATCCATCATCGAAGTGGACGCCGAGCGGTGTGCCGTCAACCGCTACGGGAACGGCTACGAGGGGTACCTGCGGGAGAAGGCGGCCGAGCGTGAACGCTGGGTGCAGCAATACCGCGGCTGGCTGGACGCGATGGCCGCCGAACGCCTCCAGGCGGACACCGTAGCCGGGAAGATGGGCTACGCCCGCCGCCGCGACGGCGACAAAATGGGCTTCGACTTCAAAGCCGGCACCTGGCAGCAGGCGGCCAGTAGCAAGGTCCGCAACGCGCAGGAACGGCTGCGCCGGCTCGAAGCCAGCCCGGTGGACCGCCCGCCGGTTCCCCTGAAACTGGCAGTGGACCTCCAGGGCGCTGCCGGGGACGATCCCAGCGCCACCGCCGGCCCCGGTGAGAGCGAAGGCCCCGCCCTGGAAGCCTGCGGCGTGGAGGTGCGCGGGCGGCTGGAACGGACGGATTTCCGGGTGGAGGCCGGCCAAAAGATCCTGATCACGGGCCCCAACGGTGCCGGTAAGTCCACGCTGCTGTCCGTCCTCGCGGGCACGCTGGAGCCGGACGCGGGCACGGTGGCACGGCACGGCCGGATCGGCTATTTGCAGCAGGAACTGGAACCGCCGCTGCGCCCCGGGCAACGGCTTCTTCCGGCCTTCGTGTCCGGCCTGGGCGGCAACATTGACGAGCATGCCGAGGCACTGCTGCGGCTGGGCCTCTTCCGGACCACCGAATTCCACGTTCCGGTTGGCAGCCTTTCCGCCGGTCAACAGCGCCGGCTGGCCCTGGCCCGGCTCCTGCTGGGCGGCTATGGAACGATGCTGGTTGATGAACCCACCAACCACCTGGCGCCCGTGCTGGTGGAACAGCTGGAAGCGGCACTGTCGGAGTTCGGCGGAACGCTGATCATGGTCAGCCACGACCGGGCGCTGGGGGAGTGGTTCAGCACCTGCGCGGCACGCGGGGCCGGGAGCTGGCTGCGGTACACCATGCGGGACGGCGCGCTCGTTTAG
- a CDS encoding molybdopterin oxidoreductase, which produces MITKNLFLQGVFPFVGAGLEKPVPIHRELAHFVPDGIINQTLYFRGGNSSSELVTVVLMRDGVPMRYFPIGAKSDVHVPLRVVEDIEGGSVIEVYLLAADGVTGFVVIDLGMVEH; this is translated from the coding sequence GTGATCACCAAGAACCTTTTCCTGCAGGGCGTCTTCCCGTTTGTGGGAGCCGGACTCGAAAAGCCCGTTCCCATCCACCGGGAGCTCGCGCACTTCGTTCCGGACGGAATCATCAACCAGACCCTCTACTTTCGCGGCGGCAACTCCAGCTCCGAGCTGGTCACCGTGGTCCTTATGCGCGACGGCGTGCCCATGCGGTATTTCCCCATCGGCGCCAAGAGCGACGTCCACGTGCCGCTCCGGGTGGTGGAGGACATCGAGGGCGGCTCCGTGATCGAGGTGTACCTCCTGGCGGCCGACGGCGTAACGGGCTTCGTGGTGATCGACCTGGGCATGGTGGAACACTGA